In the Aromatoleum bremense genome, one interval contains:
- a CDS encoding TIGR03752 family integrating conjugative element protein yields MQIAQNKLVPVLTAVALGVTGFILYKQGQDPGVPAGPPMAAVPEAPLPPTQKGADADTPQETLNTVVAAYSKLNEQTQSLVDENRRLRDDNARKQRSEDRIREQLHRELRSELLTEVEGMKARQPSGSEPPSSGLLNSPLLGNLPAGFGFEHGVTGSGAHPADASTPAIASASPTRILPLGYQMGKGADGKEGVVRELPPAGPAAARTQAAPAKPKKAGPVLTPYYTVPENATLTGVINMTAIVGRVPVDGKVTDPMQFKLLLGSENLAANGHYLPRNLTGVVVSGIAIGDMTLSCAEGLVQSLTFVFNDGNIHTVSRRNNGTTPLFGASGSPSGNSPSLAAAPKLGWISDRYGNPCIPGRFVTNAPAYLTDAVGLRTLSIAAEAAAAAQTTQTDNIFGTTTSRVTGDRGTYILGRSLGGGVDEVTSWIMRRLNNSFDAVVVPAGGEVVVHIDIEIPIDKSSDGRKLDYGRLDDAPATHADMRGNYYGLD; encoded by the coding sequence ATGCAGATCGCCCAGAACAAACTCGTTCCCGTGCTGACCGCGGTCGCCTTGGGCGTGACGGGTTTCATCCTCTACAAGCAAGGTCAGGATCCGGGCGTACCGGCCGGACCGCCAATGGCCGCCGTGCCCGAGGCGCCGCTGCCGCCCACGCAGAAAGGGGCGGACGCCGATACACCGCAGGAAACGCTGAACACCGTCGTGGCGGCGTACAGCAAGCTGAACGAGCAAACGCAGTCGCTCGTCGACGAGAACCGGCGACTCAGGGACGACAACGCGCGCAAACAGCGCAGCGAGGACCGAATTCGCGAACAGCTCCACCGGGAACTGCGCTCCGAACTCCTCACCGAGGTGGAAGGCATGAAAGCGCGCCAGCCGTCTGGCAGCGAACCGCCCTCCTCAGGGCTGCTCAACTCACCGCTGCTCGGCAATCTTCCTGCGGGTTTCGGCTTCGAGCATGGCGTTACCGGATCGGGCGCCCACCCGGCGGATGCCTCGACCCCCGCCATCGCATCGGCATCTCCGACCCGCATCCTGCCGCTGGGCTATCAGATGGGCAAGGGTGCCGACGGCAAGGAAGGCGTGGTGCGCGAGCTTCCCCCCGCCGGACCTGCTGCCGCCCGCACCCAAGCCGCTCCTGCGAAGCCGAAGAAGGCCGGCCCGGTACTCACGCCCTACTATACCGTCCCGGAAAACGCCACGCTGACCGGCGTCATCAACATGACGGCCATCGTTGGCCGGGTTCCCGTCGACGGCAAGGTCACCGATCCGATGCAGTTCAAGCTGCTGTTGGGTTCCGAAAACCTGGCTGCGAATGGACACTATCTTCCACGCAACCTGACTGGCGTGGTGGTATCGGGTATTGCGATCGGCGACATGACGCTCTCGTGCGCAGAGGGGCTCGTCCAGTCGCTGACCTTCGTCTTCAACGACGGCAACATTCACACGGTGAGCCGGCGCAACAACGGCACGACGCCGCTCTTCGGTGCGAGCGGGAGCCCGAGCGGTAACTCTCCCTCGCTGGCGGCCGCGCCGAAGCTGGGCTGGATCTCGGACCGCTATGGCAATCCCTGCATTCCCGGCAGGTTCGTCACCAACGCTCCGGCGTACCTCACGGACGCGGTCGGGCTCAGAACCCTTTCGATCGCAGCGGAGGCTGCCGCGGCAGCCCAAACGACCCAGACCGACAACATCTTCGGCACAACCACCAGCCGGGTAACTGGCGATCGCGGCACCTACATTCTCGGTCGGTCGCTGGGCGGCGGCGTCGATGAAGTCACAAGCTGGATCATGCGCCGCCTCAACAACTCTTTCGACGCCGTCGTGGTGCCCGCCGGCGGCGAAGTTGTCGTCCACATCGACATCGAGATCCCCATCGACAAGTCGTCCGACGGCCGCAAGCTCGACTACGGCCGGCTCGACGACGCCCCGGCAACGCACGCCGACATGCGAGGTAATTACTATGGGCTGGACTGA
- a CDS encoding TIGR03751 family conjugal transfer lipoprotein: MGWTDSAPAIRRASAPLAAVALLTACSVAGPRSSPLPKEGPTMEQIYRERAGEADRERAREALPLRPSSEESPGPVREAAMRQIERRFARLANPDLLMVVFPHLAQGKYPVPGYVTAFPMYERVEYLLPGEEDAPRPATARP, translated from the coding sequence ATGGGCTGGACTGATTCGGCACCCGCCATACGAAGGGCTTCCGCACCGTTGGCCGCCGTGGCGCTCCTCACCGCCTGCAGTGTCGCGGGGCCGCGTAGTTCGCCCCTTCCGAAAGAGGGACCGACGATGGAGCAGATCTACCGCGAGCGGGCCGGCGAGGCCGATCGCGAACGGGCCCGCGAAGCGCTTCCGCTGCGACCGTCGTCGGAAGAGTCACCGGGTCCGGTGCGCGAAGCGGCGATGCGCCAGATCGAGCGCCGCTTCGCCCGCCTCGCGAATCCCGACCTGCTCATGGTCGTGTTTCCCCACCTCGCCCAAGGCAAGTACCCCGTCCCCGGTTACGTGACCGCATTCCCGATGTACGAGCGTGTCGAGTACCTCCTCCCCGGCGAAGAGGACGCGCCGCGGCCGGCGACCGCACGACCCTGA
- a CDS encoding conjugative transfer ATPase: MFGLIRMLTLAPPEEPSASRRDRPGGVSSINPTLRRGPFRVRDRRQQASRPPSFTDQLPWMDFEPETQTFVLEDGISRALLFELDPLPSEARTDHYLQARCAEIQSALQALPEYDEAPWVVQFFCNDDTDLSWEIGRMRDYILAVHAKSPDRGRQILESDFTRHFLAEMAEHLAAASRPEGLFTDEGVSGNRWRGQLRRIRCAIYRRFPPGFDFSREMLNPVEKLQQTARGLISGLAQAGVKGRPMNAADFYAWLLPFFNPKPEFADTVGDLLRLCTYPGDDNAAVGIDLGELLLLSPPRSDAKAGLWFFNDRPVRALALQSLRQTPEIGHFTAERHHADKQFARFDRLPDGTMLSATVVIHPQDTMRRRVEAIKSASRANTIDAIHTFEEATQVLDNLRADKLYPFYLTLFVWGEDTNQLGRSVAEVTAAMHSSGLKFIQPIDELQGCDVFLRALPMCFDPHFDATHLRRSRLTFASQIAALLPFYGRARGSGNPGFWLWNRGGEPLLLDPLNPADRNKNAHLLMLGPTGAGKSAKLNYLAMLMMAIYRPRLVIVEVGKSFGLLGEHMRARGLSVHQVDLTPDADVSLPPFAMAARLVSHGEQAMARALQSPDLDPEPGAPREDIHDTHDEDGDEDGADPNKRDILGEMIIAATLMISGGEEIEIRKMSRADRYLIARAILGAAGRARDQQQRHPRAEDVARALMDMRNDESLGGARRDRAEEMGQAMMVFCDGLRGKLFNRYGTTWPDADVTIVEMGTLAQEGYEDALAVAYTSLVNHVQALAEATQHDHRPIIFLTDEGHIVTTNPLLNLYVVKITKMWRKLGAWFWLATQNMKDFPDTASRMLNMCEHWILLTMDRDEIEQVARFRTLTPEQRALIESARKEPPKYTEGVFLGTKLQALFRNVPPPLAIALAMTEKHEKAWRQDIMARTGCTELEAAYAVAHELARGRAA; this comes from the coding sequence ATGTTCGGCTTGATTCGCATGCTCACATTGGCCCCGCCCGAGGAGCCGTCAGCCAGCCGGCGGGACCGCCCGGGCGGCGTGTCCAGTATTAACCCCACGCTGCGCCGGGGGCCGTTCCGCGTCCGAGACCGGCGCCAGCAGGCTTCACGCCCGCCGAGCTTCACCGACCAGTTACCGTGGATGGACTTCGAGCCCGAAACGCAAACCTTCGTCCTCGAGGACGGGATCTCACGCGCGCTCCTGTTCGAACTCGATCCGCTACCGAGCGAGGCCCGCACCGACCATTACCTGCAGGCGCGCTGTGCGGAAATCCAGTCCGCCCTTCAGGCCCTGCCCGAGTACGACGAGGCGCCGTGGGTGGTGCAGTTCTTCTGCAACGACGACACCGATCTCTCATGGGAAATCGGGCGCATGCGCGACTACATTCTCGCCGTGCATGCGAAATCGCCCGACCGCGGTCGGCAGATTCTCGAGAGCGACTTCACGCGACACTTTCTCGCCGAGATGGCCGAGCACCTGGCGGCGGCTTCCAGACCAGAGGGGCTGTTTACGGACGAAGGGGTATCGGGAAATCGTTGGAGGGGCCAACTGCGCCGCATCCGTTGCGCAATCTATCGGCGCTTTCCACCCGGATTCGATTTCTCCCGGGAGATGCTCAATCCCGTCGAGAAGCTGCAGCAAACCGCCCGCGGGCTGATCTCGGGGCTGGCACAGGCAGGCGTCAAGGGGCGGCCAATGAACGCAGCCGACTTCTACGCCTGGCTTCTGCCGTTCTTCAATCCGAAACCCGAATTCGCCGATACGGTCGGGGACCTGCTGCGCTTGTGTACCTATCCGGGTGACGACAACGCGGCAGTCGGCATCGACCTGGGCGAGTTGCTGTTGCTGTCGCCCCCGCGCTCGGATGCAAAGGCCGGCCTGTGGTTCTTCAATGACCGTCCGGTACGCGCATTGGCACTGCAGTCCCTGCGCCAGACGCCCGAGATCGGCCACTTCACGGCCGAGCGCCATCATGCGGACAAGCAGTTCGCCCGCTTCGACCGCCTTCCCGATGGAACGATGCTCTCGGCGACGGTAGTGATCCACCCGCAGGACACGATGCGCCGCCGCGTCGAGGCGATCAAGAGCGCTTCGCGCGCCAACACCATTGATGCGATCCACACCTTCGAGGAAGCGACCCAGGTCCTCGACAACCTGCGCGCCGACAAGCTCTACCCGTTCTATCTGACACTCTTCGTGTGGGGCGAGGACACCAATCAGCTGGGACGTTCGGTCGCCGAGGTCACGGCGGCCATGCACTCGTCCGGCCTCAAGTTCATTCAGCCGATCGACGAACTTCAGGGCTGCGACGTGTTCCTGCGCGCGCTGCCGATGTGCTTCGATCCTCACTTCGACGCGACCCACCTGCGACGCAGCCGGCTCACCTTCGCCTCCCAGATCGCTGCCCTGCTACCGTTTTATGGGCGGGCACGTGGATCCGGGAATCCGGGGTTCTGGCTGTGGAACCGCGGCGGCGAACCGCTTCTTCTCGATCCGCTCAATCCGGCCGACCGGAACAAGAACGCCCATCTCCTGATGTTGGGTCCCACCGGGGCGGGGAAGTCGGCGAAGCTCAATTATCTCGCAATGCTCATGATGGCCATCTACCGGCCCCGCTTGGTCATCGTCGAAGTCGGGAAGTCCTTCGGTTTGCTGGGCGAGCATATGCGTGCGCGCGGGCTGAGTGTGCACCAGGTGGATCTGACGCCCGACGCCGATGTCAGCCTGCCGCCGTTTGCGATGGCGGCCCGCCTCGTCAGTCACGGGGAGCAGGCCATGGCGCGGGCCCTGCAGTCGCCGGATCTCGATCCCGAACCCGGCGCACCTCGCGAAGATATCCATGACACGCACGACGAGGACGGGGACGAAGACGGGGCCGACCCGAACAAGCGCGACATCCTCGGCGAGATGATCATCGCTGCGACCCTCATGATCAGCGGCGGCGAAGAAATCGAGATACGCAAGATGAGTCGGGCGGACCGCTATCTGATTGCCCGCGCGATCCTGGGCGCCGCCGGTCGTGCACGCGACCAGCAGCAGCGTCATCCTCGGGCCGAGGACGTCGCCCGGGCCCTCATGGACATGCGCAATGACGAAAGTCTCGGGGGTGCCCGCCGTGATCGTGCCGAGGAAATGGGCCAGGCGATGATGGTCTTCTGCGACGGATTGCGCGGGAAGCTCTTCAATCGCTATGGCACGACATGGCCCGATGCCGACGTCACGATCGTCGAGATGGGAACCCTGGCGCAGGAGGGCTACGAGGACGCGCTGGCCGTCGCCTACACCTCGCTGGTGAATCACGTTCAGGCACTGGCCGAGGCGACCCAGCACGATCACCGCCCGATCATCTTCCTCACCGATGAGGGACACATCGTAACCACGAACCCGCTGCTCAACCTCTACGTGGTCAAGATCACCAAGATGTGGCGCAAGCTCGGCGCCTGGTTCTGGCTGGCGACCCAGAACATGAAGGACTTTCCCGATACCGCCTCGCGCATGCTCAACATGTGCGAGCACTGGATCCTGCTGACGATGGACCGCGACGAGATCGAGCAGGTCGCACGCTTCCGGACCCTGACGCCCGAGCAGCGCGCGCTGATCGAATCGGCGCGCAAGGAACCGCCCAAATACACTGAGGGCGTGTTCCTCGGCACGAAGCTGCAGGCGCTCTTCCGCAACGTCCCGCCGCCGCTGGCGATCGCACTCGCGATGACCGAGAAGCACGAGAAGGCGTGGCGCCAGGACATCATGGCCAGGACCGGGTGCACCGAGCTGGAGGCCGCCTACGCCGTCGCGCACGAACTTGCCCGAGGGAGGGCAGCGTGA
- a CDS encoding integrating conjugative element protein, translating to MRKACLTLLLVVACVVPASHAGDIPSSRSNLYYRLGGGDPVARAPNPGGVPYKLGLSGVARLNYSCGAYDFELSFQTLMNQFAQLGTQLTQAVQAGIAALPMYLFQRASPGLYELFQTYAKKAEIAIQLATRTCEEMEAQIKHGEDPYEDFIRMARGEAWKQEATANKDVVQAKENVGVKNGNGGVTWSGGIKAGGVGQRPIRIVFDTIYGGFNITMGQAPTTAGFAHAPVKLTETFPTADKAATYATDVLGDLEIYTCTDNNCQPPRSKMGLGLVQQFELEITTTKTQLETLFATAVPKGSDLKAASAPGVLVTRELVDAVRELPPVERRIAQDRLAQDIALARTVDKALIVRNLLLTGRMIPEVYKTANTQIESKLAELNRHIDDVLYESNVRKRVIPETAATLIDHYRATRAASAANPVQQPVDRKPVIDGRVKK from the coding sequence ATGCGCAAGGCTTGTCTGACGCTGCTCCTCGTCGTCGCCTGCGTGGTGCCCGCCTCCCACGCCGGCGACATTCCCAGCTCGCGGTCGAACCTGTACTACCGCCTGGGCGGGGGCGATCCGGTCGCGCGCGCACCGAACCCGGGCGGTGTGCCCTACAAATTGGGCCTGTCCGGCGTGGCCAGGCTCAATTACTCCTGCGGCGCCTACGATTTCGAACTGTCGTTCCAGACGCTCATGAACCAGTTCGCGCAGCTCGGCACCCAGCTAACCCAGGCCGTCCAGGCCGGCATCGCCGCGCTGCCGATGTACCTCTTCCAGCGTGCCTCCCCCGGCTTGTACGAGCTCTTCCAGACCTACGCGAAGAAGGCCGAGATCGCCATCCAGCTCGCGACCAGGACCTGCGAGGAGATGGAGGCGCAGATCAAGCACGGCGAGGATCCCTACGAGGATTTCATTCGCATGGCGCGCGGCGAAGCCTGGAAGCAGGAGGCCACCGCGAACAAGGATGTGGTGCAGGCGAAGGAAAACGTCGGAGTGAAGAACGGCAACGGCGGCGTCACATGGTCTGGAGGAATCAAGGCCGGTGGTGTGGGACAGCGGCCGATCCGGATCGTCTTCGACACCATCTATGGCGGATTCAACATCACCATGGGACAGGCGCCCACTACCGCGGGTTTCGCACACGCACCGGTGAAGCTGACGGAGACCTTCCCGACCGCCGACAAGGCCGCCACCTATGCGACTGACGTACTTGGCGATCTGGAGATCTATACCTGCACGGACAACAATTGCCAGCCGCCCCGGTCGAAGATGGGCCTTGGCCTCGTACAGCAGTTCGAGCTCGAGATCACGACGACGAAGACCCAGCTCGAGACCTTGTTCGCGACCGCCGTGCCGAAGGGCAGCGACCTCAAGGCCGCGTCGGCACCCGGGGTGCTCGTCACACGCGAACTCGTCGATGCTGTCCGCGAACTCCCTCCCGTCGAGCGGCGCATTGCGCAGGACCGGCTCGCGCAGGACATCGCGCTGGCACGCACGGTCGACAAGGCCCTGATCGTGCGCAATCTCCTGCTCACGGGGCGGATGATTCCCGAGGTCTACAAGACCGCCAACACCCAGATCGAATCCAAGCTCGCCGAGCTGAACCGCCATATCGACGACGTACTGTACGAGTCGAACGTTCGTAAGCGCGTCATCCCGGAAACCGCCGCCACCCTCATCGACCATTACCGGGCCACGCGCGCGGCGTCCGCCGCGAACCCGGTCCAGCAGCCGGTCGATCGCAAGCCCGTCATCGACGGCAGGGTGAAGAAATGA
- a CDS encoding conjugal transfer protein TraG N-terminal domain-containing protein, whose protein sequence is MSVDSYLELFTTMYGWAFAGVIRDVLVDTGLIFLPFLVILIGTWLHAHQMNGAEGAAAAWMVRAMEVEFWSAVFVLAFCFTPVGTSLQNVNLHYRPPATTLNAAPVTATGASSDSTFDAAFNGVPQQLALPPWWFAVMSLSAGFNDAVKGGIAGGLSGFRQVEELARTAAIENPTMRAEVQRFYNECYLPARSRFLTAEASPQAAAALDSYGEADPDWIGSHAFQADPNLYAALYARAGVPGFALDVGDADADMDANTVLPAHGRPTCLAWWTDTSSGLRTRLANNIGIVGTPPETLPQRIAVLFSAVAADKREDGLARLAMGRSNPTIAPETLLPEDNRGWFEALGGAAADVAGMAGMVNKAIHTQASRFPIIQFALFAQPLILMGIYMFLPLILVFGRYSLNVMFLGALAIFTVKSWALMWYIALWLDEHLWVAMYPGADSMLLNILHLEFDTALKRTTLNTLLIGLYLGLPLIWSGMMGWAGLHVVQTIDAMQRSAIGQGVAAGQTGVGIVAGRIGRAVRRR, encoded by the coding sequence ATGAGTGTGGATAGCTACCTCGAACTCTTCACCACGATGTACGGATGGGCGTTCGCCGGCGTGATCCGCGACGTGCTCGTCGACACCGGCCTCATCTTCCTGCCCTTCCTCGTGATCCTGATCGGCACCTGGCTGCATGCGCATCAGATGAATGGCGCCGAGGGCGCGGCTGCGGCCTGGATGGTACGCGCGATGGAGGTCGAGTTCTGGAGCGCGGTATTCGTGCTGGCGTTCTGTTTCACCCCGGTCGGCACCAGCCTGCAGAACGTGAATCTCCACTACCGGCCCCCGGCCACGACCCTCAACGCCGCGCCGGTGACGGCCACCGGCGCGAGTTCCGACAGTACGTTCGACGCTGCCTTCAACGGCGTGCCGCAGCAGCTCGCCCTGCCGCCCTGGTGGTTCGCCGTGATGAGTCTGTCGGCGGGCTTCAACGATGCGGTGAAGGGCGGCATCGCGGGTGGCCTGAGCGGCTTCCGCCAGGTCGAGGAGCTCGCGCGCACCGCCGCCATCGAAAACCCGACCATGCGCGCCGAAGTGCAGCGCTTCTACAACGAGTGCTACCTGCCGGCACGCTCCCGGTTTCTCACCGCTGAGGCGTCGCCCCAAGCGGCCGCCGCCCTCGACAGCTACGGAGAAGCCGACCCGGACTGGATCGGCAGCCATGCGTTTCAGGCCGACCCGAACCTCTACGCCGCGCTGTACGCGCGAGCGGGGGTGCCGGGGTTCGCGCTCGACGTTGGCGACGCGGATGCCGACATGGACGCGAACACGGTGCTGCCCGCGCACGGGCGGCCGACCTGCCTCGCATGGTGGACCGACACATCCAGCGGCTTGCGTACGCGCCTCGCCAACAACATCGGCATCGTCGGCACGCCGCCTGAAACGCTGCCGCAGCGCATCGCCGTGCTCTTCAGCGCCGTCGCGGCCGACAAGCGCGAGGACGGCCTCGCGCGTCTCGCGATGGGACGTTCGAATCCCACTATCGCGCCAGAGACGCTGCTCCCCGAAGACAATCGCGGCTGGTTCGAGGCCCTCGGCGGCGCCGCGGCCGATGTCGCCGGGATGGCCGGGATGGTGAACAAGGCGATCCACACCCAGGCATCACGGTTTCCGATCATCCAGTTCGCGCTCTTCGCGCAGCCCCTGATTCTCATGGGGATCTACATGTTCCTGCCGCTGATCCTCGTCTTCGGGCGTTACAGCCTCAACGTGATGTTCCTCGGCGCGCTGGCGATCTTCACGGTCAAGTCGTGGGCCTTGATGTGGTACATCGCGCTGTGGCTCGACGAGCACCTGTGGGTAGCGATGTATCCCGGTGCCGACTCGATGCTGCTGAACATCCTGCACCTGGAGTTCGACACCGCCCTCAAGCGGACAACCCTCAACACCCTGCTCATCGGGCTGTATCTGGGCCTGCCCCTGATATGGAGCGGGATGATGGGGTGGGCAGGCTTGCACGTCGTTCAGACAATCGACGCCATGCAACGAAGCGCGATCGGCCAGGGCGTGGCGGCGGGACAAACGGGCGTAGGCATAGTCGCCGGCCGCATAGGACGCGCGGTACGACGGAGATGA
- a CDS encoding DsbC family protein: MFHVVSVALLALGLSAAPGFGAGPETAAQAVKAAIARHTNGEVTPDSVATTPVPGIFEVTHGMDVFYADVTGRYAFIDGRLIDTLEKRDLTEATLAALAAIPFSDLPLDLAIKTVRGDGSRKLAVFEDPACPVCRSMQPALARLDNVTIHVFTYPVISPDSIPAAVATWCSAHAARESHWQAYMDGAPVPQRIEPHCEEAMQVVRRIVDFGRARGIRNTPTLVLADGRRVLGAMPAAELEEALSRAGARPASARP, translated from the coding sequence ATGTTCCATGTTGTAAGCGTCGCCCTCCTCGCTCTCGGCCTGTCGGCAGCGCCCGGTTTCGGCGCCGGACCGGAGACGGCGGCGCAGGCCGTCAAGGCGGCGATCGCCCGTCACACGAACGGCGAGGTCACGCCGGATTCCGTGGCCACGACGCCCGTTCCGGGCATCTTTGAGGTGACGCACGGCATGGACGTGTTCTACGCGGACGTTACGGGTCGCTACGCCTTCATCGATGGCCGCCTGATCGACACGCTCGAGAAGCGCGATCTGACCGAGGCGACGCTCGCCGCGCTCGCGGCGATTCCGTTCAGCGATTTGCCGCTCGATCTGGCGATCAAGACCGTACGCGGCGACGGCTCGCGCAAGCTCGCCGTGTTCGAGGACCCGGCCTGCCCGGTGTGCCGCTCGATGCAGCCGGCGCTCGCGCGCCTCGACAACGTGACGATCCATGTCTTCACCTATCCGGTGATCTCGCCCGATTCGATCCCCGCCGCGGTCGCAACCTGGTGCAGCGCACACGCTGCGCGCGAGTCGCACTGGCAAGCCTATATGGACGGCGCACCGGTGCCGCAACGCATCGAGCCGCACTGCGAAGAGGCGATGCAGGTCGTCCGGCGCATCGTCGATTTCGGTCGCGCGCGCGGAATCCGCAACACGCCGACGCTGGTGCTCGCAGATGGTCGCCGCGTGCTTGGCGCGATGCCCGCCGCGGAACTCGAAGAGGCCCTGTCGCGCGCCGGCGCGCGACCGGCTTCCGCCAGGCCATGA
- a CDS encoding TIGR03757 family integrating conjugative element protein: MKRADIIATRALPLLAMLAAGPGHAQEHVEVFQLSTQQVRGAHGATVHYVDGIERVTKALSAGLPASPQQAAALARERFAALSGADRQGIEAGARALDLATRYRLTKVPAIVFDQRAVVYGVPDVEAARTTYRAWRARGY, encoded by the coding sequence ATGAAGCGCGCCGACATCATCGCCACGCGGGCGTTACCGCTGCTGGCCATGCTCGCCGCGGGGCCCGGCCACGCCCAGGAACACGTCGAGGTTTTTCAGCTTTCCACGCAACAGGTTCGCGGCGCCCACGGCGCCACCGTTCATTACGTGGATGGCATCGAACGCGTGACGAAGGCGCTGTCGGCCGGCTTGCCGGCCTCGCCGCAGCAGGCGGCCGCGCTTGCCAGGGAACGCTTCGCGGCGCTGTCCGGCGCAGACCGGCAGGGCATCGAGGCCGGCGCGCGGGCGCTGGATCTCGCCACGCGTTACCGGTTGACGAAGGTGCCGGCGATCGTCTTCGATCAACGCGCGGTGGTCTATGGCGTGCCCGACGTGGAAGCGGCACGAACGACGTACCGCGCGTGGCGTGCGCGCGGTTATTGA
- a CDS encoding TIGR03756 family integrating conjugative element protein, translating to MTFHRCPPTPALRALLGTAVLAHMPLSAAMEVTTTAALLAQAIASYPVCAFWHISGICFWLFCTPFGCDIKASTRFSHFAPELVVSTYHDVATHPWPEIGVPLAAATSGTLGALLGKTLSDSAGTRSRADRTDKNRRFRDADAIGHPATHIGPCLTAVSPFVPYFMSTLDALVWRSYLPAELLFPASWIPGMREVGLWPANTWGNVYPRIGEVVQQHEVKGAAVLSQRIADFVTRPGQPHVYAYVSSGALAVRGNQLVWDPPPATEMNPMGGLWQMNVAIPTNCLVFGLNDTASPLSYGDAMTTNSGSYAFTLWRPYACCGIRGVFIGDIQFGLW from the coding sequence ATGACCTTCCATCGCTGCCCGCCAACCCCTGCCCTGCGGGCCCTCCTGGGCACTGCGGTGCTTGCCCATATGCCGCTGTCCGCCGCCATGGAAGTTACGACCACCGCGGCGCTGCTCGCGCAGGCGATCGCCAGTTACCCCGTGTGCGCGTTCTGGCATATCTCCGGCATCTGCTTCTGGCTCTTCTGTACGCCGTTCGGATGCGACATCAAGGCTTCGACCCGGTTCAGCCACTTCGCCCCCGAACTCGTGGTGAGTACCTACCACGACGTTGCGACCCATCCGTGGCCCGAGATCGGCGTCCCGCTTGCCGCGGCGACGTCGGGCACCCTCGGTGCGCTGCTCGGGAAGACCCTGTCGGACAGTGCCGGAACGCGATCGCGGGCGGACCGCACGGACAAGAACCGGCGCTTTCGCGATGCCGATGCCATCGGCCACCCGGCAACGCACATCGGCCCCTGCCTGACCGCCGTCAGCCCCTTCGTGCCCTACTTCATGTCCACGTTGGACGCGCTGGTGTGGCGCTCCTATCTCCCGGCCGAGTTGCTGTTCCCGGCCTCGTGGATCCCCGGCATGCGCGAGGTTGGCCTGTGGCCGGCCAACACCTGGGGCAACGTGTATCCGCGAATCGGCGAGGTGGTGCAGCAGCACGAGGTGAAGGGTGCGGCGGTCCTGTCGCAGCGCATCGCCGATTTCGTCACCCGGCCCGGACAACCGCACGTCTACGCGTACGTGTCGTCCGGCGCGCTGGCGGTGCGTGGCAACCAGCTCGTCTGGGATCCGCCCCCCGCGACGGAGATGAATCCGATGGGTGGCCTGTGGCAGATGAATGTCGCCATACCCACCAATTGCCTCGTCTTCGGCCTGAACGACACGGCGAGCCCGCTCTCGTACGGCGATGCCATGACGACGAATTCGGGGAGCTACGCCTTCACACTGTGGCGGCCCTATGCCTGCTGCGGAATCAGGGGCGTCTTCATCGGCGACATCCAGTTCGGACTGTGGTGA
- a CDS encoding PFL_4695 family integrating conjugative element protein has translation MPATVIHDGGGVSLAPYLAGDEGSAREMPPSQQPAAPPQTPAVRAFPVASTRAGPGRLLHNPMPARLPGGPGTPFFVVGDDALSHAWLQHNAGRLQALGARGIVAAVASEADFARLRALAGVHLVPMSADALLEAAGIRVWPVLIGADGSISQ, from the coding sequence ATGCCGGCAACCGTCATCCATGACGGCGGCGGTGTATCGCTGGCCCCCTATCTGGCGGGTGACGAGGGGAGCGCCCGCGAGATGCCCCCCTCACAGCAGCCCGCCGCGCCACCGCAAACGCCCGCCGTACGGGCATTTCCGGTCGCCTCGACAAGGGCCGGACCCGGGCGACTGTTGCACAACCCGATGCCGGCCAGGCTGCCGGGCGGACCGGGCACGCCGTTCTTCGTCGTCGGCGACGACGCGCTGTCCCACGCGTGGTTGCAGCACAACGCCGGGCGACTCCAGGCACTCGGCGCGCGCGGCATCGTCGCCGCCGTGGCAAGCGAGGCCGATTTTGCGCGCCTGCGCGCGCTCGCCGGCGTGCACCTGGTGCCGATGTCCGCCGACGCGCTGCTGGAGGCGGCCGGCATCCGCGTCTGGCCGGTGCTGATCGGTGCCGACGGTTCCATTTCCCAGTGA